DNA from Triticum aestivum cultivar Chinese Spring chromosome 7D, IWGSC CS RefSeq v2.1, whole genome shotgun sequence:
TGTAGATCCAAGGCTATGTTAGAAATCTTGGCATCTCACATTGGGGAGATGGTGGAAATTGAAACTGAACTTAATGGTGTAGGAAACTTCTTGATCGATGTTTAGAATCCCCTGACCAAGTATGTTATAATTACAAGGAATAAGAAGAGGGAATTTTTTTCATGTGGCTTATGAGAAGATTCCCGGGTTCTCTCATCTGGAGTGTGGCACTAGGGAACATCTGGAGAAAGACTTGAAGTGCGGAAGTTGGCTTGAAGCTATCCGGAACACATGGCATGGACGTTTGTATTTGGTAGAGGAAGAGGAAATGGTATGGGAGGCCGATTGGCAATTTGTATGGATGCAACACATGGTCGTGGTAGAGGTGGGGAGTACTATGACTGGAGGAACCAACTAGAAAGGAATAGAGGTGTCGACCCGCCACTAGGGAAGACAAATGCAGAGCTAGTAGGTGCAACAACAAACCCTCTAGAAAATAACAATACTGAAATTATTATGTATGATGCAGACAAGAATGCAAGAAAGAGGCTTGATCTTGGAAAGGAGAGGGAATGGAGAAGGAGCAGCACTGAACCTTTAAATCTTTTGGCAAGAGGACCCAACCTTTAAATTTGGACGAGATCCCATCATTTGAGTAATAAATTGTTTTTCATCTCTCAAAAAAAAAGTTGGTATTGCGGCAACGAGTTTTTTTGAAAGCCGCCGGTCTATGTTGAGATGAAAGAATTTCGCCTAGAAAAAACCCTGAAACACTTAGATCAAAATGGAAAGACCACAAGTCCAAAAGCAACACGCTGCATAACATACAGAAGTGGCATAGTTGGATAACTCGATCATCGTCCAAGTAGCACCTAAACGAGTACAGGTCTGGGGGAGAAGAGAGTTGCGGATcaattctttctttttctttttgtaacTACTTACAACTCCTAATATGGATCGGAGAAACTAGCGGACTTTTAAAATGGAAGGTATGCACACTAAGAAAATTGATGTTTATTCTTGGATGGGTCTTGAAAAACAACTAATTTTTACATGGTAAAAAAATATTTCTCAATTACGCCCCGATCGGAGGGAGTATTATCTAGTACTACTAGCTATAAGATTGCACGATATTAATTCATGCAAGCAATCTACAACTTCCATCAAGAAATAAACTTTCCCGCTGAAAATAAAGCTATATCTTTTTGCAGAGAGAGAATTAAAATAAAGCCTCGAGATGCCACTGCTCAAAATAAATCCCTTTAATTCGAGATCAacaacacactctccccctctcgttgctatgcatctcctagatagatcttgcgtgagcgtaggaaatttttgaaattgcatactacgtttcccaacacatagAACCATATAATGGCCTCGTGTTGCCCAATTCAATTAAATTGGGCTGAATTACGATATAGGCTCAAATCCACAAACTACCAGATGGGTATAACATGGCAATGGGTAACGCGCAAACCCGACGgataaaaaccctattagggtaagagTTTGGGAAAAATAAATACCCATGAGTTTATGAATGAAAAAATGTACCCATGGGGTAAGTCGGGTACGGTACGAGAAGGAAATACCCAAACCTGCGTGTCTCATGTGTCGTTCGCCAAAGGAAAAAGGAACCCTGACCAATTTACCCTAGGCTAACGCAACCGCTAGGCTCGACCCAAAATTCCCTACCTTTACCCATGTGCATGATCTTGTTTAAATCTGTTGATCTTGTTTTGTGAGCTCATGATTTTGTCTTTGATTTTGTTTATCTTACTATATAGTCTCCTTCATTTGATCATTTTTAAACAGAGGCTGCAGAAGTATCTTTAATAAAAGAAAATTAGAGAAAATTGTGCCCCTCTTGTTTGTGTCGTAATTGAAAAAAAGAGAACAAATGTGAATGTTTCTCTAAGAAGTTCACTTACAGGCTACTCATCCATGAATATAATTGGACATTGTTTAGTGTCATCTAGTTCATGCTTATTGATATATATTTCTGAAAACTAATACTATTCTTTTTATTCCATCACACAACAAGTCATCATATATATGTGCTAAAATGCTAAAATGTGGTATGCATGTGCTAAAATGTTGAAGTATACATGCTGAAATGTTGTGTATATATGTGGAAATGTTGAAAAATACATGATGAAGTGTGAATTGGGTAAGGTGACCGAGATGGTCTTTTTTACCCGCGGGTATTACCCACAACCGGTCGGGTGCGGCAACCGGCCGGGTACAGGGTATGAGAACAGTTTGAAACCCGAGGTGCGGGTACGGGTTTGTGTGAAAAATGTTGACATGGGCATGGATTTGGGCGACCATTACCCGCACCGGAACCCAGCGGATGCCATCTTGAGATGGGTGTAGATCCAAGGCTATGTTAGAAAACTTGGCATCTCACATTGGGGAGATGGTAGAAGTTGAAACCGAACTTAATGGTGTAGGAAACTTCTTGAGAGTTAGGGTGAGAATTGATGTTCATGATCCCCTGACCAAGTATGTTACAATTACAAGGAATAAGAAGAGAGATTTTTTTTCATGTGGCTTATGAGAAGATTCCAGGTTCTGCTCATTTGGAGTGTGTCATTAGGGAACATCTGGAGAAAGACTTGAAGTGCGGAAGCTGGCTTGAAGCTAATCGGAACACATGGCATGGGACGTTTGTATTTGGTAGAGGAAGAGGaaattgtatgggaggccgattgGCAAGTCGCGAGGATACAACACACGGTCGTGATAGAGGTGGGAGTACTATGACTGGAGGAACCAACTAGAAAGGAATAGAGGTGTCGACCCACCAGTAGGGAAGACAAATGCAAGGCTAGTAGATACAACAACAAACCCTTAAAAAATAACAACACTGAAAATATTAGTATGTATGATGCAGACAAGAATGCGAGAAAGAGGCTTGATCTTGGGAAGGAGAGGGAATGGAAAAGGAGCAGGACCCAACCTTTAAATCTTGACGAGATCCTATCATTTGAGTAATAAACTGTTTTTCATCTCTAAAATAAAGTTGGTATTGCAGTAACGAGTTTTTTGAAAGCCGTCGGTCTACGTTGAGACAAAAGGATTTCGCCTGGAAAAAAACCCGAAACACTTAGATAAAAATGAAAAAGATGACAAGTCAAAAAGCAACACGCTGCACAATGTACGGAAGTGGCATCATTGGATAGCTCGATCATCGTCCAAGTAGCACCTAAACGAGTAGAGAGAGAGGGTTGCGGATCaattctttctttttcattttttaacTACATACTACTCCTAATATGGAACGGAGAAAGTGGCGTACTTTTAAAATGAAGGGTGTGCACACTAAGAAAATTGACATCTATTTCAATTGGCTTGGATGAGTCTTAAAAAACAGCTATTTTTTACATGGTAAAAATATATTTCTCAAATTACGCCACCAATTGGAGAGTATTATCTAGTACTACTAGCTATAAAATTGCACGATATTAATTCACGCAAACAATCTATAACTTCCATCAAGAAATAAACTTTCCCGCTGAAAATAAAGCTTTTCTTTTTGCAGAGAGAGAATTAAAATAAAAGCCTCGTGATGCCACTACTCGAAATAAATCCCTTCAATTCGAGATCAACAAACACACTTAAGAGTCAGAGACTCGTGATCTTAACAAGAATTTGAGTCTAATCCAGCATACAACTCCTCTCGCTGAATTTCgccaaaaagaaatagaaaaaagccACAATGCAGCTCCCCGCTTCCGACCGCTCACGAATCGTAGTTGTAGAGATAGTCGATCTCGTCCTCGTCGAGGTAGTACGTCTTGCTGATCTTGCCGTGCTTGAAGTTGCGGCCCGGGCCCGCCTTGGACGACGCCTTTCCCCCCGAACGCGCCGGCTGAACCTGCGCTTGCTGCTTCTGCGCGACGGCGCCGTACcgggacggcggcgacgacggcggccacCATCCCGGCGAGTACCCGTACCGCGCGGCCGGCTGCGGCggaggcgcctcctcctcctcgtcgagcgcgCGGAGGGCCTTCCTGCAGAGCGCGTCGAGCGCGCGGCTGCCGCCCGGCTTGGAGTGGTTGGTCGGCCTCCGCGACGCCCTGACGTACCCGCCGTTGGCCACCACCACGGCCTGCCCGTCGGCGTCCACGACGTGCGCCGCCCGGCGCTTGCCCTCCGGGTCGACCAGCTCGCGGTCGTACACGCGCACCCACCCTCGCTGCCTCCCCTCGCGACGCATCTTGGCTCGTTTCTTGGTTTGCTTCTGCGGTTCCGTGTGCCGGGGCCGGAGCCGCCGGTGGCAGATTTATACGGCACGGGCGGGTCGGTCTCCCCTTCCTTGGCGTCCACGGGTTCGTGTTGGTCGTCGGTTCGTGTCGCGGTCGGCAACTTGGGATCCAAGTTTCCGATGGGCCGAGTATGTTCTGGCCTTTTTTCTTTCGGAGACTACTGCTGTGGCCTAACCTCACAGTACACAGTACACACACGAGTGCTcctattctttttttctttttttttgaggggagtgctcctattctttcttcttcttttttgagggGAGTGCTCCTATTCTTGTGGCCTTAACCCATAAGTGGAGAAAAATAGGAGGCAAATCGCCTCGAAGTTTCTACATTTTTCTTTTGAGCGTCCCTCAAAGTTTCTACATAGGTCGGCCATACTGACGGGCCATTAATAAATACtttctctgtaaactaatataagacgtaTATATAAGTTTATTTCTATAAAAAATAACTATGTAAGTTGGGTACGAGTTTTTAAAATAGTACTATAAAGGAATTCATCAGTAATTTTTTATATTTAAAATagatgttcatgatttcaaaaataaaTGTTGACATGCTTAAAAAGGAAGTATTTATGTATGTCAGAAGAAATATTTATTTATTCCAAGACAAAAGCTTCACTTGTATAATAAAATGGATGTCCATGACTTCAACAACAAATATTCATATACTTCTGAAAGAGATTCATCCTTTttctacaaataaaataaataagaaaaaaagGTGAAAAAAGTAAAGGAAAAGGGAAATACGAGAAAATTGAAAAGTTAAAACAACACGAAAAACAAACATAAATAATAATGATGAGAAACTCGAACCATGAGCCATATACCAGTGCTTAACTGGATGTGCTCTGTATCATTAGCTATGCTAAAGTACAAGGTTTTTTTGggtttggggtggggtgggggggtgaGTCGATTAAGAACAAACCAAATC
Protein-coding regions in this window:
- the LOC123167787 gene encoding uncharacterized protein — protein: MRREGRQRGWVRVYDRELVDPEGKRRAAHVVDADGQAVVVANGGYVRASRRPTNHSKPGGSRALDALCRKALRALDEEEEAPPPQPAARYGYSPGWWPPSSPPSRYGAVAQKQQAQVQPARSGGKASSKAGPGRNFKHGKISKTYYLDEDEIDYLYNYDS